A window from Drosophila nasuta strain 15112-1781.00 chromosome 3, ASM2355853v1, whole genome shotgun sequence encodes these proteins:
- the LOC132792046 gene encoding transmembrane protein 43 homolog: MATLQDTFRAHWLISVFGLILFAAGGSVLYWNEGRAVHTMLALDEAYADVYSMQFTEEEQDQNFENRIVHLSGPIICGEPLTEPDYNIQLMAVKLKRRVQMYQWVEEKVEHNFGESVGAGSSLESDSTTYYYTREWRDKIVDSRNFNNRHGHTNPTRFPIESAVQVADAVYIGKYELGAQVKHKFNSFNELTSDIRPDDSSIKLHLGLYYHTNDVFNPEIGDLRILFTYAGMEGEMYSIVGRLQGNKVEPYLTTRGVPVLLVYPGEISALEVFRLEYRAQVLHTWWWRFIGWVLIFFGVTCNSKLLRVILLRVPLLIALAPDSHFPVTGNFIIAFSLALTIAAVAWILHRPVIGACLFLAGASPYVWLTRNLVDYNRID, translated from the exons ATGGCCACACTACAGGACACATTTCGCGCCCACTGGCTGATATCGGTGTTTGGCCTGATTCTATTCGCAGCGGGCGGCAGCGTTCTCTACTGGAATGAGGGACGAGCGGTGCACACAATGCTCGCCTTGGATGAGGCCTACGCCGATGTTTATTCGATGCAGTTCACAGAGGAGGAGCAGGATCAGAACTTTGAGAATCGCATAGTACATCTGTCGGGTCCCATCATATGCGGTGAACCGCTCACCGAACCCGACTACAACATACAGCTGATGGCTGTGAAGCTGAAGCGTCGCGTTCAAATGTATCAATGGGTCGAGGAAAAGGTAGAACACAATTTTGGCGAAAGTGTTGGGGCCGGCAGCAGTCTGGAATCGGATTCGACCACCTATTATTACACTAGAGAGTGGCGCGACAAGATTGTCGACTCGCGCAACTTTAACAATCGCCACGGACACACGAATCCCACTCGTTTTCCCATCGAGAGCGCCGTCCAGGTGGCAGACGCCGTCTACATTGGCAAATACGAGCTAGGCGCCCAGGTCAAGCACAAATTCAATAGCTTTAATGAGCTGACTTCGGACATTCGCCCGGATGACAGCAGCATCAAACTTCATCTGGGTTTATATTATCATACAAATGATGTGTTTAATCCCGAGATTGGAGATCTGCGCATATTGTTCACTTACGCCGGCATGGAGGGTGAAATGTACAGCATAGTGGGTCGACTGCAGGGCAACAAGGTGGAGCCATATCTAACCACTCGCGGTGTGCCCGTTCTGCTCGTTTATCCGGGTGAAATTAGCGCGCTGGAAGTGTTTCGCTTGGAGTATCGGGCACAGGTGCTGCACACTTGGTGGTGGCGCTTCATTGGCTGGGTGCTCATCTTCTTCGGCGTGACGTGCAACTCAAAGCTGCTGCGCGTAATTC TGCTTCGTGTTCCTTTGTTGATTGCTCTGGCTCCGGATTCACATTTCCCCGTCACAGGAAACTTCATCATTGCCTTCTCACTGGCCTTGACCATCGCTGCCGTCGCCTGGATATTGCATCGTCCCGTGATTGGCGCCTGCCTCTTTCTCGCTGGCGCCTCGCCGTACGTTTGGCTGACGCGTAATCTCGTCGATTACAATCGTATCGATTGA
- the LOC132792048 gene encoding putative serine/threonine-protein kinase STE20-like gives MFSSSLSDYQFTKLFKNGKFSSVYKANHTINNRVIVIKKFTLEEENDEALKKLFAEILCCRQFNHPNINKILHSFISDMDVYVLYPYMCFGTCQILLDSIFINGLPETLIALIFKDVLSALMYIHSNDFVHGAVRAHHILLDSQRAVLSNFHESRSFIKHGKKKNVLHGVSQMKNLNWAAPEVLDQNIHGFTEKCDIYSVGITACELANGIQPYIETQPTLMYTEKIRGNVPSLLDRSTYTMLLDDQGKMPFENSTRRRSFEVYSQRVLSEDFHQFAEICLNRNAENRWSAKKLMTHAFFKQCRHSSISDHIKKCRTELQHNSSLDDEVIIGLQDEQQTERRGNSDHVQWNF, from the coding sequence atgtttagCAGTAGTTTGTCCGATTATCAGTTCACAAAGCtatttaaaaatggaaaattcaGTTCAGTTTACAAAGCCAATCATACGATCAACAATCGTGTTATTGTCATCAAAAAGTTTACGCTCGAGGAGGAAAACGATGAAGCATTGAAGAAACTCTTTGCCGAAATTTTATGTTGTCGTCAGTTCAATCATccaaatatcaataaaattctGCACAGTTTTATATCGGACATGGATGTGTATGTCCTGTATCCCTATATGTGTTTCGGAACGTGCCAAATTTTACTCGATAGCATTTTCATCAACGGTTTGCCAGAAACATTGATTGCCCTGATCTTTAAAGATGTGCTCTCGGCTCTTATGTATATTCACTCCAATGACTTTGTTCATGGTGCGGTAAGAGCACATCACATTCTACTGGACAGCCAGAGAGCAGTATTATCGAATTTTCACGAAAGTCGCAGTTTCATAAAGCAtggaaagaagaagaacgTGCTGCACGGTGTCTCTCAGATGAAAAACTTAAACTGGGCGGCACCCGAAGTCCTTGATCAAAATATCCATGGATTCACCGAGAAGTGTGACATTTACTCCGTAGGCATTACGGCGTGTGAGTTGGCCAACGGAATTCAACCATATATTGAGACACAGCCCACACTAATGTATACGGAAAAGATACGAGGAAATGTGCCTTCATTGCTGGATAGATCGACTTATACCATGCTCCTCGATGATCAGGGAAAAATGCCATTTGAAAATTCAACAAGACGACGATCGTTTGAAGTGTACAGTCAACGTGTTCTATCCGAAGATTTCCATCAGTTTGCAGAGATCTGCCTGAATCGCAATGCTGAGAATCGTTGGAGTGCCAAGAAGCTGATGACACACGCCTTCTTCAAACAATGTCGACACTCGAGCATCTCGGATCACATCAAGAAATGTCGCACCGAGTTGCAACACAATTCGTCGCTGGACGATGAAGTAATAATTGGACTTCAAGATGAGCAGCAAACCGAAAGACGAGGCAACTCGGATCATGTTcaatggaatttttaa
- the LOC132792047 gene encoding uncharacterized protein LOC132792047, protein MLHQPPPPPPQSTHSIKIMSGAEENRHYLRAFIQTYRDMPVLWDTSLRDYTNREKRAEAYQRLVPIYHYLKRDATVEDVKKKINTLRTNYRKELKVVESAMRSGNLHTPRCWTFQELDFLRNTEKFLAVNPTFKNEPSFSFSENSSSTAAFMEQHSGGGSVSAALHYPYRQTPNISEMFHKSFGHVQKVDPLPPPAVPVMHHQQQQQQPQQATHATQGDYAGAKRARQTPPCNNASSSTVSTHNTDELLNIACEYLAGTYPEEESIARTWTHKLKRLPREQRLLAERFINEILFEAESNNLHRGSVQINNSFEPYVRFEEPPACHEEQDKSQSPSVHTSSESTPKPSAGGTGGGGGGAAAASSALNETPNAGIREF, encoded by the coding sequence atgCTCCATCaaccgccgccaccgccaccgcaaTCGACGCACAGCATCAAGATCATGTCCGGAGCCGAGGAAAATCGTCATTATCTGCGTGCCTTTATCCAAACGTATCGCGACATGCCCGTGCTCTGGGACACTTCACTGCGCGATTACACGAATCGGGAGAAACGCGCCGAGGCCTATCAGCGTCTGGTGCCCATCTATCATTATCTGAAGCGCGATGCGACAGTCGAGGATGTGAAGAAAAAGATCAACACGCTGCGGACCAACTATCGCAAGGAACTCAAGGTGGTGGAGAGCGCCATGCGCTCGGGCAACTTGCACACACCACGTTGCTGGACATTTCAGGAGCTCGACTTTCTGCGCAACACCGAAAAGTTTTTGGCTGTCAATCCGACGTTCAAGAACGAACCAAGCTTTTCGTTCAGCGAGAACTCCAGCTCAACGGCCGCCTTCATGGAGCAGCACTCGGGTGGAGGAAGTGTATCAGCCGCATTGCATTATCCATATCGCCAGACGCCCAACATCAGCGAAATGTTTCACAAATCATTTGGCCATGTGCAAAAGGTGGATCCGCTGCCACCGCCAGCGGTGCCTGTCAtgcaccaccaacaacaacagcagcagccgcagcaggcGACGCATGCCACACAAGGTGACTACGCGGGCGCCAAGCGAGCGCGACAAACGCCGCCTTGCAACAACGCCTCCTCCAGCACCGTAAGCACTCACAACACGGATGAGCTGCTGAACATTGCCTGTGAGTACTTGGCGGGCACATATCCCGAAGAGGAATCGATAGCGCGCACCTGGACACACAAGCTGAAGCGGTTGCCACGCGAGCAACGACTTCTGGCAGAGCGATTCATTAATGAGATTTTGTTCGAAGCCGAGTCGAATAATCTGCATCGCGGATCGGTGCAGATCAACAACAGTTTCGAGCCCTACGTGCGCTTTGAGGAGCCGCCCGCTTGTCACGAGGAGCAGGACAAGTCACAGAGTCCCAGCGTACACACTTCCTCGGAGTCGACGCCTAAACCCAGCGCTGGAGGTACAGGgggaggaggtggaggtgcggcagcagcaagcagcgcaCTCAACGAGACGCCGAATGCGGGCATTCGAGAGTTCTAG